One window of Nocardia nova SH22a genomic DNA carries:
- a CDS encoding DNA polymerase IV, with translation MDAFFASAEQLTRPTLRGRPVLVGGMGGRGVVAGASYEARVFGARSAMPMHQARRLVGVTAVVIPPRGAVYGELSGQVFDTLRARVPVLETLSFDEAFAEPAELAGADAAAVREFCEGLRAAVRERTGLVASVGAGTGKQLAKIASGMAKPDGVRVVSPAEQQALLAGLPVRRLWGIGPVAEQRLRSVGIETVGAFANLPEPEAVSLLGGSVGAALHRLARGIDDRPVAERAEAKQISAETTYESDIVTLAQLHPAIEAMAAAAHRRLLRDGRAARTVVLKLRKSDMGIVTRSLTLPYATADLATLTAAARRSAVDPAELGSIRLVGVGFGGLSVVRQESLFPELDRDTGTVRGGVFEEPIATPVSGVEPVVPPATRSYTSEFWYPGRDVAHPGHGHGWVQGSGHGRVTVRFETRSTGPGPAYTFAADDDDLTPADPLLSLR, from the coding sequence ATGGACGCGTTCTTCGCCTCGGCCGAGCAACTCACCCGGCCGACCCTGCGCGGGCGGCCGGTGCTGGTCGGCGGCATGGGCGGGCGCGGCGTGGTGGCCGGGGCCAGTTACGAGGCCCGGGTGTTCGGTGCGCGGTCGGCGATGCCGATGCATCAGGCCCGGCGGCTGGTCGGTGTCACCGCGGTGGTGATCCCGCCGCGCGGGGCGGTCTACGGCGAACTCAGCGGGCAGGTGTTCGACACGCTGCGCGCGCGGGTGCCGGTGCTGGAGACGCTGTCGTTCGACGAGGCCTTCGCCGAACCCGCCGAACTCGCGGGAGCGGACGCGGCGGCGGTCCGCGAGTTCTGTGAGGGGTTGCGCGCGGCGGTGCGGGAGCGGACCGGACTGGTGGCCTCGGTCGGGGCGGGCACCGGGAAACAGCTGGCGAAGATCGCCTCCGGAATGGCCAAACCCGATGGCGTGCGGGTGGTTTCGCCCGCCGAACAGCAGGCGCTGCTGGCGGGGTTGCCGGTGCGCAGGCTGTGGGGGATCGGGCCGGTGGCCGAGCAGCGGTTGCGGTCGGTGGGCATCGAGACCGTCGGCGCCTTCGCGAATCTGCCCGAACCGGAGGCGGTTTCGCTGCTGGGCGGCAGTGTCGGCGCGGCACTGCACCGGCTGGCCCGGGGCATCGACGACCGGCCGGTCGCCGAGCGGGCCGAGGCCAAGCAGATCAGCGCCGAGACCACCTACGAGAGCGATATCGTCACCCTGGCCCAGCTGCATCCCGCGATCGAGGCGATGGCCGCCGCGGCGCACCGCCGATTACTGCGCGACGGCCGCGCCGCGCGCACGGTCGTCCTGAAACTGCGCAAGAGCGATATGGGTATCGTCACACGCTCGCTGACCCTTCCCTATGCCACAGCCGATCTCGCGACGCTCACCGCCGCGGCCCGGCGCTCGGCGGTCGATCCGGCGGAACTGGGTTCGATCCGGCTGGTGGGGGTGGGATTCGGCGGACTGTCGGTGGTCCGGCAGGAATCGCTGTTCCCGGAGCTGGACCGCGATACCGGCACCGTGCGCGGCGGCGTGTTCGAGGAACCGATCGCCACCCCGGTCTCGGGTGTCGAACCGGTCGTGCCGCCGGCCACCCGCTCCTACACCTCCGAATTCTGGTATCCCGGACGCGATGTCGCCCATCCCGGGCACGGACACGGCTGGGTGCAGGGCAGCGGGCACGGCCGGGTCACCGTCCGATTCGAGACCCGCTCGACAGGGCCGGGCCCGGCGTATACCTTCGCTGCCGACGATGACGATCTCACCCCGGCCGATCCGCTCCTTAGTCTTCGTTGA
- a CDS encoding arabinosyltransferase domain-containing protein, whose amino-acid sequence MVRADDTPAAGQGHRVDRSRFARWAQPIALIAGLLGALCAIAVPLLPVQVDRTTLSWPQQGSVRGIDAPLVSYAPLTFDATVPCAAVAQLPAQGSTLTATMPAGAPDLERYGFVARVRPGTDGAPGQFEAVLRNQALVSVPVDRLGAGCVLSVHSEISHTTATFTGTDVKPVTLQGDWRPQLVGVYSDLTAAAGTSVTAEVDSRFSVVPTVIKRVATVLAVVFTLIALAALFRLDRLDGRRIRRWLPQRWWTFGLVDAVVLGSLVIWHFIGSTTSDDGYQFGMARASLVSGYMANYFRFFGVPENPVGTPPYDIIAHMTEISTASPWMRLPTLAAAVVTWLALSREVIPRLGVAVRHDRVAVWTGALIFLAVWLPYNNGLRPEPVIAVCVLLTWCFVERAIATRRLLPYAIAILVAAFSFTAAPSGVICVAPLLAGMRSVFRFGSARARELAADPVTGQRRSRWALVRGYGALLAPLAAAGALVLAFAFAVQPLSAMFEMRRVHTAVGPSDPWYNDYLNYQWLFMPTADGSIGRRFGMVALWLGLLVCVFVLLRKGGRIPFTAGGPARRLLGITFASMLLMATTPTKFTHHNGVYAGLAGAVAVLTAVAVGPRVMRSPRNRALFGAVVALVMAQIFTSVNEWWYVSSYGIPWWDKPPSIHGFGLSKLFLLAAVVLLALAGWWHVRAPEPGTPHRISRSAWRWAKIPPLTVAAALLVVFEMASFAKGAVAQYPAFSLARSNVDAVLGKPCGLADDVLVETDPNASMLPPLTGDPQTAFTAGATGFVPNGVGDLTPDGEPTNSSSISSAFDSAKNKGEAGTQTAGAPLPFGLDSATTPELGTAGEQDPADLTTGWYKLPDPAERSGIVSVTAAGRIRSLDSDGVLTPGQRVEIEYGSTDSATEAHPLGSVIPMDIGPAPSWRNLRVPFDQIPAQANVIRIVAQDTSRDPNQWVALTPPRMPRTTTLQDMVGSHSPVLLDWAVGLQFPCQRPYDHRNGIAQVPGWRILPDRPAAHDTTLWESHDGGGPLGWSQELLESQTLATYLKGDWRRDWGELQRLTPRDTTATAADPSITRQTRGGMWSPGHINTAWG is encoded by the coding sequence ATGGTGAGGGCGGACGACACGCCCGCTGCAGGACAGGGACACCGGGTCGACCGGTCACGATTCGCTCGCTGGGCGCAGCCGATCGCGCTGATCGCCGGACTGCTGGGCGCGCTCTGCGCCATCGCCGTACCGCTGCTGCCGGTGCAGGTCGACCGCACCACCCTGTCGTGGCCGCAGCAGGGCTCCGTCCGCGGCATCGACGCGCCGCTCGTGTCCTACGCGCCCCTGACCTTCGACGCCACCGTGCCCTGTGCCGCGGTGGCACAGCTGCCCGCGCAGGGCAGCACCCTGACCGCGACCATGCCCGCGGGCGCGCCCGATCTGGAGCGCTACGGCTTCGTCGCCCGGGTGCGGCCCGGAACCGACGGCGCGCCGGGACAGTTCGAGGCGGTGCTGCGCAATCAGGCGCTGGTGAGCGTGCCCGTCGATCGGCTCGGCGCCGGATGCGTCCTGTCCGTGCATTCCGAGATCTCGCACACCACCGCGACATTCACCGGCACCGATGTGAAACCGGTGACCCTGCAAGGGGATTGGCGCCCGCAGCTGGTGGGCGTGTACAGCGATCTGACCGCCGCCGCCGGGACGAGCGTGACCGCCGAGGTCGACAGCCGGTTCTCGGTGGTGCCCACCGTGATCAAGCGGGTGGCGACCGTGCTGGCGGTGGTGTTCACCCTGATCGCGCTGGCGGCGCTGTTCCGCCTGGACCGGCTCGACGGCCGCCGCATCCGGCGCTGGCTGCCGCAGCGGTGGTGGACCTTCGGGCTCGTCGACGCGGTGGTGCTCGGCAGCCTGGTGATCTGGCACTTCATCGGATCGACCACCTCCGACGACGGCTATCAGTTCGGGATGGCGCGGGCCTCGCTGGTGTCGGGCTACATGGCCAACTACTTCCGGTTCTTCGGCGTGCCCGAGAACCCGGTCGGCACACCGCCGTACGACATCATCGCGCACATGACCGAGATCAGCACCGCCAGTCCGTGGATGCGGCTGCCGACGCTGGCCGCGGCCGTGGTGACCTGGCTGGCGCTGAGCCGGGAGGTGATACCACGGCTCGGGGTGGCCGTCCGCCACGACAGGGTGGCCGTGTGGACCGGCGCGCTGATCTTCCTGGCGGTGTGGCTGCCCTACAACAACGGCCTGCGGCCCGAACCGGTCATCGCGGTCTGCGTCCTGCTCACCTGGTGTTTCGTCGAGCGCGCCATCGCGACGCGACGGCTGCTGCCCTATGCGATCGCGATTCTGGTGGCGGCCTTCAGTTTCACCGCCGCGCCCTCGGGTGTGATCTGTGTGGCGCCGCTGCTGGCGGGGATGCGGTCGGTCTTCCGGTTCGGCAGCGCGCGGGCGCGGGAACTGGCCGCCGATCCCGTCACCGGACAGCGCCGTTCGCGCTGGGCGCTGGTACGCGGATACGGCGCCCTGCTGGCGCCGCTGGCCGCCGCCGGTGCGCTCGTGCTGGCCTTCGCGTTCGCGGTGCAGCCGCTGTCGGCGATGTTCGAGATGCGCCGCGTGCACACCGCGGTCGGACCGTCGGACCCCTGGTACAACGACTATCTGAACTACCAGTGGCTGTTCATGCCGACCGCCGACGGGTCGATCGGGCGGCGTTTCGGCATGGTGGCGTTGTGGCTGGGCCTGCTGGTCTGCGTCTTCGTCCTGCTGCGCAAGGGCGGGCGGATTCCGTTCACCGCGGGCGGTCCGGCGCGGCGGCTGCTCGGCATCACCTTCGCCTCGATGCTGCTGATGGCGACCACGCCCACGAAGTTCACCCACCACAACGGCGTCTACGCCGGGCTGGCGGGCGCGGTGGCGGTGCTGACCGCGGTCGCGGTCGGCCCGCGGGTGATGCGGTCACCGCGTAACCGCGCCCTGTTCGGGGCGGTGGTGGCGCTGGTGATGGCCCAGATCTTCACCAGCGTCAACGAGTGGTGGTACGTGTCGAGCTACGGAATTCCGTGGTGGGACAAACCGCCCTCGATTCACGGGTTCGGGCTCAGCAAACTGTTCCTGCTGGCCGCCGTGGTGCTGCTGGCGCTCGCCGGGTGGTGGCATGTGCGCGCACCGGAACCCGGTACGCCGCACCGGATTTCGCGCTCGGCCTGGCGCTGGGCGAAGATCCCGCCGCTCACCGTGGCCGCGGCGCTGCTGGTGGTGTTCGAGATGGCCTCGTTCGCCAAGGGCGCGGTCGCGCAGTATCCGGCGTTCTCGCTGGCCCGCTCGAATGTCGACGCGGTACTGGGCAAACCGTGCGGGCTGGCCGACGACGTGCTCGTCGAAACCGATCCGAACGCCTCGATGCTGCCCCCGCTGACCGGCGATCCGCAGACGGCGTTCACCGCGGGCGCGACCGGATTCGTGCCCAACGGCGTCGGCGATCTGACCCCCGACGGCGAACCCACCAACAGCAGCAGTATCTCCAGCGCCTTCGACAGCGCGAAGAACAAGGGCGAGGCCGGAACCCAGACCGCCGGTGCGCCACTGCCGTTCGGACTGGACTCGGCCACCACACCGGAACTGGGGACCGCCGGTGAACAGGATCCGGCCGATCTGACCACCGGGTGGTACAAGCTGCCCGATCCGGCCGAGCGGTCCGGCATCGTGTCGGTCACCGCGGCCGGACGCATCCGCTCGCTCGACTCCGACGGCGTGCTCACCCCCGGGCAGCGCGTCGAGATCGAATACGGCAGTACCGATTCGGCGACCGAGGCCCACCCGCTGGGCTCGGTGATCCCGATGGATATCGGCCCGGCCCCGTCGTGGCGCAATCTCCGGGTGCCGTTCGATCAGATTCCCGCCCAGGCGAATGTGATCCGGATCGTCGCCCAGGACACCAGTCGTGATCCGAACCAGTGGGTGGCGCTGACGCCACCGCGGATGCCGCGCACCACGACCCTGCAGGACATGGTCGGCTCGCACAGCCCGGTGCTGCTGGATTGGGCTGTCGGACTGCAGTTCCCGTGCCAGCGTCCCTACGATCACCGCAACGGCATCGCGCAGGTGCCCGGCTGGCGCATCCTGCCCGACCGTCCGGCCGCCCACGACACCACGCTGTGGGAGAGCCACGACGGCGGCGGCCCGCTGGGCTGGAGTCAGGAACTGCTCGAGTCGCAGACCCTGGCCACCTATCTGAAGGGCGACTGGCGCCGGGACTGGGGTGAGCTGCAGCGGCTGACACCGCGCGACACCACCGCGACCGCGGCGGACCCGTCGATCACCCGGCAGACCCGCGGCGGGATGTGGAGTCCCGGGCACATCAACACCGCCTGGGGTTGA
- a CDS encoding sensor domain-containing protein, which produces MKRTAVLLAGLAIGVSACGSQHEDSLPALATPTAVPPITAPPITDAAVLRALLLGPAEVPAGFTQLDDAAPGNGPTPPDRSHTDPSECAKVLAPVGDLYPGSAARDSVHYSSPNYASIDIDIASYADGGAAPAFSAVQKLLRDCRAYSGTDADGTAIDYRLGGLAQPPAGAASTSFQVRTTSEGMSLYSAATVAVVGSSVVQIAETSPAQIEPAALRDLTDRQIRRLTGATGP; this is translated from the coding sequence ATGAAACGCACTGCCGTCCTGCTCGCGGGTCTCGCGATCGGCGTGAGCGCCTGCGGATCCCAGCACGAGGATTCCCTGCCCGCCCTCGCCACCCCCACCGCGGTGCCGCCGATCACCGCCCCGCCGATCACCGACGCCGCGGTACTGCGCGCACTGCTGCTCGGGCCCGCCGAGGTACCGGCCGGTTTCACCCAGCTCGACGACGCCGCCCCCGGGAACGGGCCCACACCGCCCGATCGCTCGCACACCGATCCGTCCGAATGCGCGAAAGTGCTGGCGCCGGTGGGTGATCTGTACCCGGGCTCGGCCGCGCGCGATTCCGTGCACTACTCCTCACCGAACTACGCCAGTATCGATATCGATATCGCCAGCTACGCCGACGGTGGCGCCGCCCCGGCGTTCTCGGCGGTGCAGAAACTGCTGCGGGACTGCCGCGCCTACTCCGGAACCGACGCCGACGGCACCGCGATCGACTACCGGCTCGGCGGGCTGGCGCAGCCCCCGGCGGGCGCCGCCTCGACCTCGTTCCAGGTCCGCACCACCAGCGAGGGGATGTCGCTGTACTCCGCGGCGACCGTCGCGGTGGTGGGCAGCAGTGTCGTCCAGATCGCGGAAACCTCACCGGCACAGATCGAACCGGCGGCGCTGCGGGATCTGACCGACCGGCAGATCCGGCGGCTGACGGGCGCCACCGGCCCCTGA
- a CDS encoding UTP--glucose-1-phosphate uridylyltransferase, whose protein sequence is MTIRKAVIPAAGIGSRLLPLTKAIPKEMLPVGDKPVIEHTVRELVASGITDITIVVSGGKSLIQDHFRPNPALVAQLRADGKSAYADAVEEVGELGRVGHITYLDQHGPYGNGTPVLNAARNLGDEPMLVLWPDDVFVAEVPRAQQLIDAYNKTGAPVLALMPMDPADSQRYGVPVVEDSFEPGLMRISGLREKPKPEDAPSSFAAIGGYVVTPGIIDELREQVDRWYTHRTGEVYLTDAINTFAAANPVYGQVIRGRWYDTGNPADYLTAQFASALSHPDYGPLLRDLCAE, encoded by the coding sequence ATGACCATCCGCAAGGCTGTGATCCCTGCCGCCGGTATCGGCTCCCGCCTGCTGCCGCTGACCAAGGCCATTCCGAAGGAGATGCTGCCGGTCGGCGACAAGCCGGTGATCGAGCACACGGTGCGCGAACTGGTGGCCTCGGGAATAACCGACATCACGATCGTGGTGAGCGGCGGTAAGTCACTCATCCAGGATCATTTCCGCCCCAACCCGGCCCTGGTGGCCCAGTTGCGTGCCGACGGCAAGTCCGCCTACGCCGATGCCGTCGAGGAGGTCGGTGAGCTCGGCCGCGTCGGCCACATCACCTACCTCGACCAGCACGGCCCCTACGGCAACGGCACGCCCGTGCTCAACGCGGCGCGCAACCTGGGCGACGAGCCGATGCTCGTGCTGTGGCCCGACGATGTGTTCGTCGCCGAGGTACCGCGCGCACAGCAGCTCATCGACGCGTACAACAAGACCGGCGCGCCGGTGCTGGCGCTGATGCCGATGGATCCGGCCGACTCCCAGCGCTACGGCGTTCCGGTGGTCGAGGACTCCTTCGAGCCGGGCCTGATGCGCATCAGCGGACTGCGCGAGAAGCCGAAGCCCGAGGACGCGCCCTCGTCGTTCGCGGCGATCGGCGGCTACGTCGTCACCCCCGGCATCATCGACGAGCTGCGCGAACAGGTCGACCGCTGGTACACCCACCGCACCGGCGAGGTGTACCTGACCGATGCGATCAACACCTTCGCCGCCGCGAATCCGGTGTACGGGCAGGTGATCCGCGGGCGCTGGTACGACACCGGCAATCCGGCCGACTACCTCACCGCCCAGTTCGCCTCGGCGCTGTCGCATCCCGACTACGGCCCGCTGCTGCGCGATCTGTGCGCCGAGTGA
- the ileS gene encoding isoleucine--tRNA ligase → MADETSTRNAYPRVDFTDADAGSRSGASVTFPELERKVLEYWAADGTFRASIDQRDEREEFVFYDGPPFANGLPHYGHLLTGYVKDLVPRFQTMRGKRVERRFGWDTHGLPAEIEAEKQLGITDKSQIDEMGLAEFNAACKSSVLRYTNEWRDYVTRQARWVDFDNDYKTLDLDFMESVMWAFKSLHDKGLIYQGFRVLPYSWYEQTPLSNQEARLDDAYRMRQDPAVTVDMVLAVPAEHPLRELDGANALIWTTTPWTLPSNLAIAVHPDVTYAHVRGKDGKRYLLAVERVSHYARELGTAEDDLEVLSEHSGAALVGLNYRPPFDFFLGHPNSHRVLSADYVTTDSGTGVVHLAPAFGEEDMDVASANGIEVVQPLDPGGKFTSMVPPYEGLMVFDANPVIIKDLKAAGKLLRHETIEHSYPHSWRSGQPLIYMAVPSWFVAVTQFRDRMVELNKQITWVPEHIRDGQFGKWLENARDWNISRNRYWGAPIPVWISDDPAYPRVDVYGSLDELERDFGVRPADLHRPGIDDLVRPNPDDPTGKSMMRRTPEVLDCWFESGSMPYAQVHYPFENKEWFDGGAVTSGTDGGPFARPHSPGDFIVEYNGQTRGWFYNLHVLSTALFDRPAFKSVVAHGIVLGDDGLKMSKSKGNYPDVNEVFDRDGSDAMRWFLMASPVLRGGNLIVTERGIREGVSHALRPLWNAWTFLQLYASRPGQWRTDSAHVLDRYILAKLAQTRDAMTDALEVYDIATACDELRTFADALTNWYVRRSRSRFWEEDRDAIDTLHTVLEVTTRLAAPLLPLITEVIWRGLTGGRSVHLTDWPDAGELPHDGELVTAMDEVRTACSTVLSLRKAQNLRVRLPLSEVTVAAADADRLRPFADLIADEVNVKKVDLTTDVAAHGRFELVVNARAAGPRLGKDVQGVIKAVKAGQWREDDGVVTALVPGHDDGIALLPEEYTQRLVAAEPESTAALPGNAGLVVLNSEVTEELEAEGWARDLIRDLQETRKSLGLDVSDRITVVLEVPQDRSEWARTHRDLIAGEILATDLSFGAAGAGAADLVGGVRAAVTKA, encoded by the coding sequence ATGGCGGACGAGACATCCACCCGCAACGCCTATCCCCGCGTCGATTTCACCGATGCGGATGCCGGCTCGCGGTCGGGCGCGAGCGTGACGTTCCCGGAGCTCGAGCGCAAGGTCCTGGAGTACTGGGCGGCCGACGGCACCTTCCGCGCGAGCATCGACCAGCGCGACGAGCGGGAAGAGTTCGTCTTCTACGACGGCCCGCCGTTCGCCAACGGTTTGCCACATTACGGACATCTGCTCACCGGATATGTCAAGGATTTGGTTCCACGGTTCCAGACGATGCGCGGTAAGCGGGTCGAACGGCGTTTCGGTTGGGACACACACGGATTGCCCGCGGAAATCGAAGCGGAGAAGCAACTCGGTATCACGGACAAATCACAGATCGATGAGATGGGGCTCGCGGAATTCAATGCCGCGTGCAAATCTTCTGTGCTCCGCTACACCAATGAGTGGCGTGACTATGTGACGCGCCAAGCACGATGGGTCGACTTCGACAACGATTACAAAACCCTCGACCTCGACTTCATGGAGTCGGTCATGTGGGCGTTCAAGTCGCTGCACGACAAGGGGCTGATCTATCAGGGCTTCCGGGTGCTGCCCTACAGCTGGTACGAGCAGACGCCGCTGTCGAACCAGGAGGCCCGCCTCGACGACGCCTACCGGATGCGCCAGGATCCGGCGGTCACCGTCGACATGGTGCTCGCGGTTCCGGCCGAACATCCGCTGCGCGAACTCGACGGCGCCAACGCGCTGATCTGGACCACGACGCCGTGGACGCTGCCGTCGAACCTGGCGATCGCGGTGCATCCCGACGTCACCTACGCCCATGTCCGGGGCAAGGACGGCAAGCGGTATCTGCTTGCCGTCGAACGGGTCTCGCACTACGCCCGCGAGCTGGGCACGGCCGAGGACGATCTCGAGGTGCTGTCGGAGCACTCCGGCGCCGCGCTCGTGGGCCTGAACTACCGGCCGCCGTTCGACTTCTTCCTCGGCCACCCGAACTCGCACCGGGTGCTGAGCGCGGACTACGTGACCACCGACTCCGGTACCGGCGTGGTGCATCTGGCGCCCGCGTTCGGTGAGGAGGACATGGATGTGGCCTCGGCCAACGGCATCGAGGTGGTGCAGCCGCTGGACCCGGGCGGCAAGTTCACCTCGATGGTGCCGCCGTACGAGGGCCTGATGGTCTTCGACGCCAACCCGGTGATCATCAAGGATCTGAAGGCGGCCGGAAAGCTGTTGCGGCACGAGACGATCGAGCACTCGTATCCGCACAGCTGGCGTTCCGGCCAGCCGCTGATCTACATGGCGGTGCCGTCGTGGTTCGTGGCGGTGACGCAGTTCCGCGACCGCATGGTGGAGCTCAACAAGCAGATCACCTGGGTGCCCGAGCACATCCGCGACGGTCAGTTCGGCAAGTGGCTCGAGAACGCGCGCGACTGGAACATCAGCCGCAATCGCTACTGGGGCGCGCCGATCCCGGTGTGGATCTCCGACGATCCGGCGTATCCGCGCGTGGACGTGTACGGCTCGCTCGACGAACTCGAGCGCGACTTCGGTGTGCGCCCGGCGGATCTGCATCGGCCGGGCATCGACGATCTGGTGCGGCCGAATCCCGATGACCCGACCGGGAAGTCGATGATGCGGCGCACGCCGGAAGTGCTCGACTGCTGGTTCGAGTCCGGGTCGATGCCCTATGCGCAGGTGCACTACCCGTTCGAGAACAAGGAGTGGTTCGACGGCGGAGCCGTCACATCCGGCACCGACGGCGGTCCGTTCGCCCGTCCGCACAGCCCCGGCGATTTCATCGTCGAGTACAACGGCCAGACCCGTGGCTGGTTCTACAACCTGCACGTGCTCTCGACCGCGCTGTTCGATCGTCCGGCGTTCAAATCCGTGGTGGCGCACGGCATCGTGCTCGGCGACGACGGGCTGAAGATGTCGAAGTCCAAGGGCAACTACCCCGACGTCAACGAGGTGTTCGACCGCGACGGCTCCGATGCCATGCGGTGGTTCCTCATGGCGTCGCCGGTGCTGCGCGGCGGCAACCTGATCGTCACCGAGCGCGGTATCCGCGAGGGCGTGAGCCACGCGCTGCGCCCGCTGTGGAACGCGTGGACCTTCCTGCAGCTCTACGCATCCCGGCCGGGGCAGTGGCGGACCGACTCGGCGCATGTGCTCGACCGCTACATCCTGGCCAAGCTGGCGCAGACCCGCGATGCGATGACCGACGCGCTCGAGGTGTACGACATCGCCACCGCCTGTGACGAGTTGCGCACCTTCGCCGATGCGCTCACCAATTGGTATGTGCGCCGGTCGCGTTCGCGCTTCTGGGAAGAGGACCGCGACGCCATCGACACCCTGCACACGGTGCTCGAGGTGACGACCCGGCTGGCCGCGCCGCTGCTGCCGCTGATCACCGAGGTGATCTGGCGGGGGCTGACCGGCGGCCGCTCGGTCCACCTGACCGACTGGCCGGACGCGGGGGAGCTGCCGCACGACGGTGAACTGGTCACCGCGATGGACGAGGTGCGCACCGCGTGCTCGACGGTGCTGAGCCTGCGCAAGGCGCAGAACCTGCGGGTGCGGTTGCCGCTGTCGGAGGTCACCGTGGCCGCCGCGGATGCCGATCGGCTGCGTCCCTTCGCGGATCTGATCGCCGACGAGGTCAATGTCAAGAAGGTCGATCTGACGACCGATGTGGCCGCGCACGGCCGGTTCGAACTGGTCGTCAACGCCCGGGCCGCGGGGCCGCGGCTGGGCAAGGACGTCCAGGGCGTGATCAAGGCGGTCAAGGCCGGACAGTGGCGCGAGGACGACGGCGTGGTCACCGCGCTGGTGCCCGGACACGACGACGGCATCGCGCTGCTGCCCGAGGAATACACCCAGCGCCTGGTCGCGGCCGAACCCGAGTCCACCGCCGCGCTGCCCGGCAATGCCGGTCTGGTGGTGCTGAATTCGGAGGTCACCGAGGAGCTCGAGGCCGAGGGCTGGGCCCGCGATCTGATCCGCGATCTGCAAGAGACCCGCAAGTCCCTGGGCCTGGACGTCTCCGATCGCATCACCGTGGTGCTGGAGGTGCCGCAGGACCGTTCGGAGTGGGCGCGGACCCATCGCGATCTGATCGCCGGTGAAATCCTCGCCACCGACCTGAGCTTCGGCGCCGCGGGCGCCGGGGCGGCCGATCTGGTGGGCGGGGTGCGCGCCGCGGTCACCAAGGCCTGA
- the lspA gene encoding signal peptidase II produces MNTDRPREHHLDDSDEPRESAANPEAERDDGESAGDGGAREPGAASGSDHGSGSGGTSAGFPKRLPWLLVIAAVVLAVDLGTKALVVAKMTPGQPISIIGDVVRLTLIRNSGAAFSMATGMTWLLTLVALAVVVGVIRIGRTLRSLAWAVGLGLVLGGAVGNLVDRLFRAPGPLQGHVIDFIAVTRWWPVFNVADSAIVCGAILLVVLTVFGFEPDGTRSGHGDDDAAEAGE; encoded by the coding sequence GTGAATACGGACCGGCCGCGTGAGCACCACCTCGACGACTCCGACGAACCGCGCGAGTCCGCGGCGAATCCGGAGGCCGAGCGCGACGACGGCGAATCCGCCGGGGACGGCGGTGCGCGCGAGCCCGGCGCGGCCTCGGGCTCCGATCACGGGTCCGGTTCCGGCGGCACGTCCGCGGGATTCCCGAAGCGGCTGCCGTGGCTGCTGGTGATCGCGGCGGTGGTCCTCGCGGTGGATCTGGGCACCAAGGCCCTGGTGGTCGCGAAGATGACACCGGGGCAGCCGATTTCGATCATCGGCGATGTGGTGCGGCTGACCCTGATCCGCAATTCCGGCGCCGCCTTCTCGATGGCCACCGGGATGACCTGGCTGCTGACCCTGGTCGCGCTGGCGGTGGTGGTCGGGGTGATCCGGATCGGGCGCACCCTGCGCTCGCTGGCCTGGGCGGTCGGTCTGGGCCTGGTGCTCGGCGGCGCGGTGGGCAATCTGGTGGACCGGCTGTTCCGCGCGCCGGGGCCGCTGCAGGGCCACGTGATCGACTTCATCGCCGTCACCCGGTGGTGGCCGGTGTTCAATGTCGCCGACTCCGCGATCGTGTGCGGGGCGATCCTGCTGGTCGTGCTCACGGTGTTCGGTTTCGAACCCGACGGCACCCGCTCCGGCCACGGTGACGACGACGCGGCGGAGGCGGGCGAATGA
- a CDS encoding C40 family peptidase encodes MAPSSVRGSSRGRFTRRFTRYLLASIAAAITVSLWAGPATAAPVDTASSSGSADTGSSSGSGSGSASGSASGSAALPLPSPRAMMALSLAGSQSGKPYEWGGTGPNAYDCSGLVQWAFRQVGIMLPRTTWEQAAAGSAVPFGAMMPGDVVIVNTDGSHEGIYAGGGMLLNAYAPGVPIGLTPLSEFDIYAIRRFF; translated from the coding sequence ATGGCACCGTCATCCGTGCGCGGATCCTCGCGCGGCAGATTCACCCGCAGATTCACCCGATATCTCCTGGCCTCGATCGCCGCGGCCATCACCGTCTCGCTGTGGGCGGGTCCCGCGACCGCAGCGCCCGTCGATACCGCGAGTTCCTCCGGATCGGCCGACACCGGCAGCAGTTCCGGTTCGGGCAGCGGATCGGCTTCAGGCAGTGCCAGCGGTTCGGCGGCCCTGCCGCTGCCCAGCCCGCGGGCCATGATGGCGCTGAGCCTCGCCGGATCGCAGTCCGGCAAGCCCTATGAATGGGGTGGCACCGGACCCAACGCCTACGACTGCTCGGGGCTGGTGCAGTGGGCGTTCCGGCAGGTCGGAATCATGTTGCCGCGCACCACCTGGGAACAGGCCGCCGCGGGCAGCGCCGTGCCGTTCGGCGCGATGATGCCCGGTGATGTGGTCATCGTGAACACCGACGGCTCCCACGAGGGGATCTACGCCGGTGGCGGGATGTTGCTCAACGCCTACGCGCCCGGTGTGCCGATCGGGCTCACACCGCTGAGCGAATTCGACATCTACGCGATTCGCCGCTTCTTCTGA